The uncultured Carboxylicivirga sp. genomic interval CTGCACTTTAAGCCTTTACATTTACACTTAGCTTATTATCACACATACCGAACAATACCATACATCGTTCGATAAAAAAATTGAATTAACAAAACTCATTTTTACAATAGAACAAGAGATATACAAACTAACAATACCCTAAAACACTTTTTTTTATTGCTATCATTTAAATAATTTCGCAAATTCAATCACATAGAAACAAAGTATGTACATCGACGACTCATACAAAGCCAATCCGCTAAAGGAAGGCGAAGATTATTATATGGATCCCAAAGGCTATCGGGTTATGACAGCCAAGTACTTAACCGAACGAGGCTATTGCTGTGGTAGCGGCTGCAGACACTGCCCCTATTTTCCGCCTCATCAAAAAGGCAATACCGAATTAAAAGAATAACAGTTAGCAATGGAAAACAAAAACGTACGCATTGTATTTATGGGCACCCCCGATTTTGCGGTGGAAAGCCTAAAAGCATTGGTTGAAAACAAATATAACGTAGTGGGTGTGATTACAGCACCCGATCGTCCGGCCGGAAGAGGCCAAAAACTAAAACAATCGCCCGTAAAAGAATATGCTGTTGAAGTAGGATTACCTGTGCTTCAACCCGAAAAGCTTAAAAACGAAGAGTTTTTAAACGAATTACGCGCACTTAAAGCCGACCTACAAGTAATTGTAGCCTTTAGAATGTTGCCTGAGGTGGTATGGAACATGCCTCGCCTGGGATCGTTAAACCTTCATGGCTCACTACTGCCTCAGTACAGAGGTGCCGCTCCTATTAACTGGGCTGTTATCAATGGCGATAAAAAAACAGGTGTTACCACCTTCTTTTTACAACACGAAATTGATACCGGCAACATTATTATGCAAGAAGAGATGCCCATAACCGAGGACGATACGGCCGGTACTGTGCACGATAAAATGATGGTACTGGGCGCACAGGTAGTACTAAAAACCATGGAAGCCATTCATAATAACGAAGTAAAAGCCATTCCTCAGAATGAGTTTTCGGACGATACAGTACTTCGCCCCGCTCCAAAAATTTTTAAAGACGATTGTAAAATCGACTGGAATCAAGCATCGGAGGCAATCAACAATAAAATTCGTGGATTATCGCCTTATCCAACCGCCTGGACAGAGCTGGAAATGGAGAATGGAAAAATCATCAGCACCAAAATTTTTAGTGCACAAATAAGTAAGCACGAACAACTGGCTCCGGGTGCTTTCGAAAGCGATAACAAAACTTACATAGCCATTGGCACTGCCGATAAAACCATTCGAATAACCGATATTCAGCTGGCCGGCAAAAAAAGAATGCTTACCGAAGATTTATTACGAGGGTTTGACACCACTCAGATAAAAGGTAGTTTATAACTGTCTTCCTATTGATGCAAATCAAGATTGTTTAACACACACAAATACAAAGGTCGCAAACCATAACAATACTAGTTTGCGACCTTTTCTATTTTCTGGCATCTTAAAGCTTTTGTTTTTAATTTCGAATCCCCCACTTTTTCCAATAAAAAAACCGGAGATCAATCCGGTTCTTCAACAACAATAACTTATTCTATTTCTTTTTTCGTCGCAAGTTAAGTTTATCGCCTGCTTTAAGCTTTGCATTTTCGCTTAAGCCATTAAACCTCATCAGTTTTTTTAACTTAACCCCATATTTTTGCGAAATATAATGCAGGGTTTCACCTTCTTTTACCGTATGAACCTCGTGCTTACGATAGGCTTTTCCTTTTTTAGCTTGAATATATAAATAGCGATACTTACTAATATCGGCACCCTTTTTAATATCGTTATACTTATACAATTCCCAATCGCGCAAACCAAACTCTTTCGCAATTGCTTCAAACGAATCGCCTTCTTCGGTACGGATGTATTTTACCCCATTATTATAATCGGGCACGTGAGTATTATACGGACTAATGACAAAATTATCGTTTCCACTCACTTGATTTTTACCATCCTTACGCGTCCATTGAGCATCCTCATCGAGCAAATACAATTTATAATCTTCAATAATTTTAATTAAACGATGAGCATAATTAGGATCGGTGGCATAACCCGCCTTTTTTAATCCTTTAGACCAACCTTTGTAATCGGTAGGTTTTAAATCGAACAACGAAGCATAACGCTGCTTACCCGTTAAAAAATCGGAGTGATCGATGTACGATTCATATACCGTATTGTATTTTCTAAAGCACTCGTTACGGCGATCATCATCGTGATACACTTTTTTTCCATTCCACTCGCCATGACATTTTATACCAAAGTGGTTATTTGATTTACGAGCCAGCGTACTATTACCACTACCCGATTCTAAAATACCCTGAGCCATAGTAATACTAGCCGGAATGCCAGTTCGCTTTCTTTCTTTAATAGCTAAATCTTTATAAAGCTCAATATAATCGGTAGTTGAATATTTTTTAGCTGACTGAGCTTCAACAGATAAAATATTAAATGTTAAAACCGTTATTAAAAAAAGCGAAATTCGAATCATTTGGTAAAATTTATTTACATTTCAAGGCTTGGCACCGGACAAAGATAAAAATTTAGCTTAGCAGGTAAATAGTTAAGCTTTAAAAACAATATTGTAATTTTAAAAACGTAGATTTTTAAGAAAACATATAAATTGCAGACGTAAAAAAGAAACATTTACGATATGTAAGAAACTTTTCTTACCATATTATTTAGTAAGATGATAGCCACAAACTCATTATCATCTTAATTTAAAACACACAAAAGGAACAACAACTGTATTAGATGAAAAATTTTAATATCAATACCAATATCACTGTTTTTGAAACACCATCGGAATTAGCAACAGCCGATCAGGAATTAGTAGAAGCAGCCAAAGAAGCTTGTTTAAATGCTTATGCACCCTACTCACGCTTTAGCGTAGGCGCGGCCATCCGATTGGCCAATGGAGTAATTGTAAAAGGAAACAATCAAGAGAATGCTGCCTATCCGTCGGGATTGTGCGCCGAACGCGTAGCAATGTTTTACGCCAACTCTAAATACCCCGATGTAGCAGTGACAGGTATTGCCGTAATAGCCATGAATGATGATGGAGTAATCAAAAACCCAATTGCTCCATGCGGCTCATGTCGACAGGTATTGCTGGAAACAGAATTACGCATGAAGCAAGAATTTTATATTTTACTAATAGGAGCAACCGAAGTGTACAAAATCGACAGCTCAGCTGCATTATTACCTTTGTCGTTTACCGGCGAAGGATTAAAAAGTAAAAAGCCCTAAGGGGCTAGTTTACGTTTTTAAACTCTTTCCATAAAGGCTCGTATTCAGGTGTATCGGCCACTATCACCACTGGTTCTTTCTTAACCGGGTGGATAAATGATATTTTACGGGCATGCAGCGATATACCTCCGTCTTTATTGGAACGACCAAATCCATACTTTAAATCACCTTTGATAGAACAACCAATTTTTGCCAACTGGCAACGAATTTGGTGATGACGCCCGGTTTGAAGATCTACTTCCAACAGATAGTAGTTTTTCAATCCAGATACTAATCGGTAATTAAGAATAGCCTCTTTAGCCCCAGGTCTCATCTTAGGAAAAGCATAGGATTTATTTTTTTCTGAGTTTTTCAGAATATAATGCCTCAACTCACCCTCGTCTACTTCGGGTAATTCACCCACAATGGCCCAGTATGTTTTTTTAATCTCCTTATCCTGAAACATTTTATTGAGTCGGCTAAGCGCTTTACTGGTACGGGCAAACAAAACCACTCCACTAACGGGGCGATCCAGTCGGTGCACTACGCCAAGAAACACATCTCCTGGCTTCTTATATTTTTTCTTGATATACTCCTTCACCTTATCACTCAGGGTTTGGTCTCCGGTTTTATCACCTTGTACAATATCAGAACCGGATTTATTAACCGCAATGATATGGTTATCTTCGTAAAGAATATCGAGTTTACTCATCAAACTAATTTATTAATATTGCTCTCTTTCGTTCGGAAAGTCAACACTTTTCACATCCTCAATGTAATTACTAACTGCTCCGGTCATTTCGGCATATAAGTTATGGTAACGACGTAAGAAACGAGGCGAGAATTCCTGATTAATTCCTAACATATCATGCACTACCAACACTTGTCCGTCAACCTGATTACCTGCCCCAATACCAATAATAGGAATATTAAGCTCTTTAGCCACACGTCCGGCTAAATCAGCTGGAATTTTTTCCAATACAATGGCAAAACAACCCGCTTCCTGCAACAAATGTGCATCTTCAATTAACTTATTGGCTTCTTCTTCCTGACGGGCACGAACAGCGTAAGTTCCAAATTTATGGATTGATTGAGGAGTTAATCCCAAATGCCCCATAACCGGAATACCTGCAGAAAGAATACGTTGTACTGATTCAATAATTTCACTACCACCTTCAATTTTAACAGCATCAGCCGCTGTTTCTTTCATTATACGGATAGATGATGTAAGGGCTTCTTTTGAGTTACCCTGATAGCTACCAAATGGAAGATCTACTACTACCAGCGAACGTTCCACCGCTCTTACCACCGAAGCACCATGATAAATCATTTGATCTAAAGTAATAGGCAAAGTTGTTTCCCATCCAGCCATTACATTAGATGCAGAATCACCTACTAATATGACATCAATACCAGCTCTATCTACAATATGAGCCATAGAATAATCGTATGCGGTTAGCATGGCTATTTTTTCGCCTCTCATTTTCATCTCACTCAAAACATGAGTGGTCACTCTTCTTGGGCGTTCTTTTGCTACTGACATGTTTTATAATTTTTTCTGATGCCTTTCGGCGTTTAATTTTCGTTAGTGTAGATCTTTTAATTTAGAGAATAACGACCCGCAAAGTTAGTAAATAGAATAAGGCAAAACCTAAAAAATAATTGGATTTTTATATGTGTATACAATCGATGATATTACCTTAGTTAATAAAGATCAATAAACAAAGCTCTATTCGCAACAAGTTA includes:
- the panB gene encoding 3-methyl-2-oxobutanoate hydroxymethyltransferase, with the translated sequence MSVAKERPRRVTTHVLSEMKMRGEKIAMLTAYDYSMAHIVDRAGIDVILVGDSASNVMAGWETTLPITLDQMIYHGASVVRAVERSLVVVDLPFGSYQGNSKEALTSSIRIMKETAADAVKIEGGSEIIESVQRILSAGIPVMGHLGLTPQSIHKFGTYAVRARQEEEANKLIEDAHLLQEAGCFAIVLEKIPADLAGRVAKELNIPIIGIGAGNQVDGQVLVVHDMLGINQEFSPRFLRRYHNLYAEMTGAVSNYIEDVKSVDFPNEREQY
- a CDS encoding DUF5522 domain-containing protein, producing the protein MYIDDSYKANPLKEGEDYYMDPKGYRVMTAKYLTERGYCCGSGCRHCPYFPPHQKGNTELKE
- a CDS encoding glucosaminidase domain-containing protein; the encoded protein is MIRISLFLITVLTFNILSVEAQSAKKYSTTDYIELYKDLAIKERKRTGIPASITMAQGILESGSGNSTLARKSNNHFGIKCHGEWNGKKVYHDDDRRNECFRKYNTVYESYIDHSDFLTGKQRYASLFDLKPTDYKGWSKGLKKAGYATDPNYAHRLIKIIEDYKLYLLDEDAQWTRKDGKNQVSGNDNFVISPYNTHVPDYNNGVKYIRTEEGDSFEAIAKEFGLRDWELYKYNDIKKGADISKYRYLYIQAKKGKAYRKHEVHTVKEGETLHYISQKYGVKLKKLMRFNGLSENAKLKAGDKLNLRRKKK
- a CDS encoding cytidine deaminase, which translates into the protein MKNFNINTNITVFETPSELATADQELVEAAKEACLNAYAPYSRFSVGAAIRLANGVIVKGNNQENAAYPSGLCAERVAMFYANSKYPDVAVTGIAVIAMNDDGVIKNPIAPCGSCRQVLLETELRMKQEFYILLIGATEVYKIDSSAALLPLSFTGEGLKSKKP
- the fmt gene encoding methionyl-tRNA formyltransferase codes for the protein MENKNVRIVFMGTPDFAVESLKALVENKYNVVGVITAPDRPAGRGQKLKQSPVKEYAVEVGLPVLQPEKLKNEEFLNELRALKADLQVIVAFRMLPEVVWNMPRLGSLNLHGSLLPQYRGAAPINWAVINGDKKTGVTTFFLQHEIDTGNIIMQEEMPITEDDTAGTVHDKMMVLGAQVVLKTMEAIHNNEVKAIPQNEFSDDTVLRPAPKIFKDDCKIDWNQASEAINNKIRGLSPYPTAWTELEMENGKIISTKIFSAQISKHEQLAPGAFESDNKTYIAIGTADKTIRITDIQLAGKKRMLTEDLLRGFDTTQIKGSL
- a CDS encoding RluA family pseudouridine synthase, whose product is MSKLDILYEDNHIIAVNKSGSDIVQGDKTGDQTLSDKVKEYIKKKYKKPGDVFLGVVHRLDRPVSGVVLFARTSKALSRLNKMFQDKEIKKTYWAIVGELPEVDEGELRHYILKNSEKNKSYAFPKMRPGAKEAILNYRLVSGLKNYYLLEVDLQTGRHHQIRCQLAKIGCSIKGDLKYGFGRSNKDGGISLHARKISFIHPVKKEPVVIVADTPEYEPLWKEFKNVN